The Thermocrinis ruber genome has a window encoding:
- the gatA gene encoding Asp-tRNA(Asn)/Glu-tRNA(Gln) amidotransferase subunit GatA, translating to MLWQKPVFELLELLKRKEVKPSEVVQAFYERFYQTEEKVRAYITPTYEQALQQAKELEGKNPEDYPLYGIPIAIKDNINVEGYPTTCASKILENYISPYDATVIERLKKAGVLIVGKTNMDEFAMGSSTEYSAFFPTKNPWDLERVPGGSSGGSAVAVAVLSAPLSLGSDTGGSIRQPASFCGVIGLKPTYGRVSRYGLVAFASSLDQIGPFGRRTKDVALLMEVISGYDPKDSTSAKVDVPKFSEELEREVKGLKIGIPKEFFEFEMEEGVKECFDNFVKFFEGLGFEVEEISLPHSKYAIPTYYIIAPCEASSNLARYDGVRYGYRARAKDINEMYAKTRDEGFGPEVKRRILLGTFALSTGYYEAYYLKAMKVRALIKRDFEEAFKKVDVIACPTSPSTAFKFGERTQDPIKMYLADIFTVSVNLAGLPAISVPIGRVNNLPVGGQLIGKPFDESTLLKLSYLWEHHYKHYQEIPL from the coding sequence ATGCTTTGGCAAAAACCTGTCTTTGAACTGCTTGAACTTTTGAAAAGAAAGGAGGTCAAACCCTCCGAGGTAGTTCAAGCCTTTTACGAGAGGTTCTATCAGACAGAAGAAAAGGTCAGAGCGTACATCACACCCACCTACGAACAAGCCCTACAGCAAGCCAAGGAGTTGGAAGGAAAAAACCCAGAAGACTATCCCCTTTACGGCATCCCCATAGCCATAAAGGACAACATAAACGTGGAGGGCTATCCTACCACCTGTGCGTCAAAGATTTTGGAGAACTACATCTCTCCCTACGATGCCACTGTGATAGAAAGGCTAAAGAAAGCGGGTGTCCTCATTGTGGGAAAGACCAACATGGATGAGTTTGCCATGGGCTCTTCTACTGAATACTCTGCCTTCTTCCCCACTAAAAACCCTTGGGATTTGGAAAGGGTTCCCGGAGGTTCCTCTGGTGGCTCTGCAGTAGCGGTGGCGGTTTTGTCTGCTCCCCTGTCCCTTGGCTCGGACACGGGAGGTTCCATCAGACAGCCTGCCAGTTTCTGCGGTGTAATAGGGCTAAAGCCCACCTACGGGAGGGTATCTCGGTATGGGCTTGTAGCCTTTGCCTCCTCCTTGGACCAGATAGGTCCCTTTGGAAGGAGAACAAAGGATGTAGCCCTTCTGATGGAGGTTATCAGCGGGTATGACCCAAAGGACTCTACCAGTGCTAAGGTGGATGTGCCCAAGTTCAGCGAGGAGTTGGAAAGGGAGGTCAAAGGTTTAAAGATCGGCATTCCTAAAGAGTTCTTTGAGTTTGAAATGGAGGAAGGTGTTAAAGAGTGCTTTGATAACTTTGTAAAATTCTTTGAAGGGCTTGGCTTTGAAGTAGAGGAGATCTCTTTGCCCCACAGCAAGTATGCCATACCTACCTACTACATAATAGCACCCTGTGAAGCAAGTTCCAACCTGGCTCGTTACGATGGAGTGCGATATGGTTATAGGGCAAGGGCTAAGGATATAAACGAGATGTATGCAAAAACTCGGGACGAGGGCTTTGGTCCAGAGGTAAAAAGGAGAATTCTTTTGGGCACCTTTGCCCTCTCCACTGGATACTATGAAGCCTACTACCTGAAAGCCATGAAGGTTAGGGCACTTATAAAGAGGGATTTTGAGGAGGCTTTCAAAAAAGTAGATGTGATCGCATGCCCCACCTCTCCAAGCACCGCCTTTAAGTTTGGAGAGAGAACTCAGGACCCCATAAAGATGTATTTGGCGGACATCTTTACAGTGAGCGTCAATTTGGCAGGACTGCCAGCCATCTCAGTGCCAATAGGAAGGGTAAATAACCTGCCGGTGGGCGGACAGCTCATAGGTAAACCTTTTGACGAATCTACCCTCTTAAAGCTCTCTTACCTCTGGGAGCACCACTATAAACACTACCAAGAAATTCCTCTATGA
- a CDS encoding tRNA (adenosine(37)-N6)-threonylcarbamoyltransferase complex dimerization subunit type 1 TsaB: MRLLSIDTSFSFFNLSVVEDGKISMLYYEDSKKKSLELLPTLLNKLDIKPEDFDAFSLSVGVGYTTPLRIGITFLKTIAFLTQKPLYTYENLELMLRYVPVPAPKIALLRVSSHIIYRVQNQKGIGPIKRWKGEPLEGTTIALRSHSIDFADLQLDFFPFSAYGGLLSYERLKAGEPGVDLFSLEPCYI, encoded by the coding sequence ATGAGGCTTCTCTCCATAGACACCTCCTTTTCCTTTTTTAATCTATCTGTGGTGGAAGATGGCAAAATATCAATGCTATACTACGAGGATAGCAAAAAGAAGAGCTTGGAGCTTTTGCCCACCCTTTTAAACAAACTGGACATAAAACCCGAGGATTTTGACGCCTTTTCCCTCTCGGTGGGCGTTGGCTATACTACCCCCTTGAGGATAGGCATAACCTTTTTAAAGACCATAGCCTTTTTGACCCAAAAGCCTTTGTACACCTATGAAAATTTGGAGCTGATGCTCAGGTATGTGCCTGTGCCAGCACCAAAGATTGCCCTTTTGAGGGTGAGCAGTCATATCATCTACAGGGTTCAAAATCAAAAGGGCATAGGTCCCATAAAGCGCTGGAAAGGGGAACCTTTGGAGGGCACCACCATTGCCCTCAGAAGCCACTCTATAGACTTTGCGGACCTACAGCTTGATTTTTTCCCTTTTTCCGCCTACGGTGGGCTACTTTCTTATGAAAGGTTAAAGGCTGGAGAGCCCGGGGTGGACCTTTTTAGCTTGGAGCCGTGTTATATTTAA
- a CDS encoding ATP-binding protein — protein MRVGIVLGTTPITPLEFWVGVEKDNLVQLDDVLYAETQLANGQKVKFYGVVQEVQKFLEGAQWVYDAHLAIQGVIPVNIAYIAKVAITRVEPEFFVPPSPGDPVYFAEGEELEKALYYDQMKVKIPAGLTRSGQVVYINYHFLDGTEGAHVSISGMSGVATKTSYALFLLYSIFNKVQDQRIKGIIFNVKGKDLLWLDKKNKNLSPEDEKALKKLGLKAEPFKEVKFYVPPYEGNPTIPDAERQDEKVVPFFWSIREFAEEGLIRFMFVEEDESKSQVPYLVERVANKLYYLAKNSPEGRLLDDHAQDIESLEDLEERFSEAIEQAEGKERSLFREWFGDASLQTARAFLRRFSRASRHIKRFIQPNMSSPINWEENRLSVIDISGLHHIAQMFVVGAVLKRLFEEKEKRSNPYPKVFVLLDELNKYAPKEGWSPIKDVILDIAERGRSLGVILIGAQQTASEIEKRILANSAIKVVGRMDSSELLSKEYEFLVGNFRQRALMLKKGTMILYQPDIPSPLMLKFPKPPWATRRQEVEEEIHVPEDFNNF, from the coding sequence ATGAGGGTAGGGATAGTTCTCGGTACCACACCCATAACTCCCTTGGAGTTTTGGGTGGGGGTAGAAAAAGATAATTTGGTCCAGTTGGACGATGTGCTCTACGCGGAAACTCAGCTTGCCAACGGACAGAAGGTAAAATTCTACGGAGTGGTGCAGGAGGTTCAAAAGTTTTTAGAGGGTGCCCAGTGGGTCTATGACGCCCACTTGGCTATACAGGGAGTGATACCGGTAAACATAGCATACATAGCAAAGGTAGCTATCACAAGAGTTGAGCCGGAGTTCTTTGTGCCACCTTCTCCGGGAGATCCCGTTTATTTTGCGGAGGGTGAGGAGCTTGAAAAGGCTCTGTACTACGACCAGATGAAGGTAAAGATCCCCGCAGGACTCACCCGCTCCGGACAGGTGGTTTACATCAACTATCACTTTTTGGACGGTACAGAGGGTGCCCATGTATCTATATCTGGTATGTCTGGCGTAGCAACAAAAACCTCCTATGCCCTCTTTTTACTCTACTCCATATTCAACAAGGTGCAAGACCAGAGGATAAAAGGGATTATCTTCAACGTGAAGGGCAAAGACCTTCTTTGGTTGGATAAGAAAAACAAAAACCTTTCCCCCGAGGACGAAAAAGCCCTAAAAAAGTTGGGTTTGAAGGCGGAGCCTTTCAAAGAAGTAAAGTTCTACGTGCCACCCTATGAAGGAAATCCAACGATCCCAGATGCAGAACGTCAGGATGAAAAGGTTGTTCCCTTCTTTTGGAGCATAAGGGAGTTTGCAGAGGAGGGGCTGATTAGGTTCATGTTTGTAGAAGAGGACGAATCAAAGTCTCAAGTGCCTTACCTTGTGGAGAGAGTAGCCAACAAGCTGTACTATCTGGCAAAGAACAGCCCGGAGGGGAGGCTTCTTGATGATCACGCGCAGGACATAGAATCCCTTGAGGACCTGGAGGAGAGGTTTAGCGAAGCTATAGAGCAGGCGGAAGGAAAGGAGAGAAGTCTGTTCAGGGAATGGTTCGGAGATGCATCCTTGCAAACTGCCAGAGCATTTCTACGCAGGTTCTCAAGGGCGAGCAGGCACATAAAAAGGTTCATCCAGCCAAACATGTCAAGCCCTATAAACTGGGAAGAAAACAGGCTCTCTGTGATAGACATAAGCGGGCTTCATCACATAGCCCAGATGTTTGTGGTGGGCGCAGTGCTAAAAAGGCTCTTTGAAGAAAAAGAAAAGAGGTCCAACCCATACCCTAAAGTTTTTGTTCTTTTGGACGAACTTAATAAATACGCACCGAAGGAAGGCTGGAGCCCCATAAAGGATGTGATCTTGGACATTGCAGAAAGGGGGAGAAGTTTGGGAGTGATACTGATCGGTGCCCAACAGACCGCCAGCGAAATAGAGAAGAGAATACTGGCAAACTCCGCCATAAAGGTAGTAGGGCGGATGGACAGTAGCGAACTACTCAGCAAAGAGTATGAATTTTTGGTGGGAAACTTTCGCCAGAGGGCTCTTATGCTAAAAAAGGGCACCATGATCCTTTACCAGCCCGACATACCCTCTCCGTTGATGTTAAAGTTTCCCAAGCCTCCCTGGGCAACCAGAAGGCAAGAGGTAGAGGAGGAGATTCATGTTCCTGAGGATTTTAATAACTTTTAG
- a CDS encoding N-acetylmuramoyl-L-alanine amidase: protein MFLRILITFSLLVWFSFGVQVSYREGNYPDKQRIVLQFERGVEYRVLLLDNPKRIVLDVMEKVEVPKNIKARVGHHPWGTRFVFDMDYSEVKAFSLEAPFRIVLDIYKATTSPPQEDTLLAILDPTVLKIIAYLEVKGEKEKVISERSKDQVITQKRVVVLDAGHGGHDPGAIGFEGIKEKDINLAIVLKLAKLLEEDGRFKVVLTRRDDRFVPLQERANIALRNRADLFVSIHANASPKGISEHAKGTYLFAISSEAAQRKKHAIVNNDQYAQLALGTADIPYNVRRVMADLAMDVTLYDSVQFGNLVARNLKKYLDRHVEFKGIQRAGFAVLKTPGIPSLLVEVGFITNPQEALLMAQEDFQYNFAKALYSAIVEYFFPGSVKEARGAYEAEAKLSH from the coding sequence ATGTTCCTGAGGATTTTAATAACTTTTAGCCTTTTGGTTTGGTTCTCCTTTGGCGTGCAAGTATCATACAGAGAAGGAAACTATCCGGACAAACAACGCATAGTTTTGCAGTTTGAAAGAGGTGTAGAATACAGAGTTCTGCTTTTGGACAATCCAAAGCGCATTGTGTTGGATGTCATGGAGAAGGTAGAGGTTCCCAAAAACATAAAGGCAAGGGTAGGACATCATCCTTGGGGCACTCGTTTTGTTTTTGATATGGATTATTCCGAGGTAAAAGCCTTTTCTTTGGAAGCACCCTTTAGGATAGTGCTGGATATTTATAAGGCAACCACGAGCCCACCACAGGAGGACACCCTCCTTGCTATACTTGACCCCACTGTCCTAAAGATTATAGCTTACCTAGAGGTTAAAGGGGAAAAGGAAAAGGTGATCTCTGAAAGAAGTAAAGATCAGGTGATCACTCAAAAGCGGGTGGTGGTTTTAGATGCGGGACACGGTGGACACGACCCCGGTGCGATAGGCTTTGAAGGGATAAAGGAAAAAGATATAAACCTTGCCATAGTGCTTAAACTGGCAAAGCTCCTTGAGGAGGATGGAAGGTTCAAGGTTGTGCTTACCAGAAGGGATGACAGATTTGTGCCACTCCAGGAGAGGGCAAACATAGCCCTTCGCAACAGGGCAGACCTCTTTGTTAGCATTCACGCCAACGCCTCACCAAAGGGCATTTCAGAACACGCCAAGGGCACTTATCTGTTTGCCATATCCTCCGAGGCTGCCCAAAGGAAAAAGCACGCAATAGTTAATAACGATCAGTATGCCCAGTTAGCCCTTGGCACTGCGGATATACCTTACAACGTGAGAAGGGTGATGGCGGACTTGGCGATGGACGTAACGCTGTACGACAGCGTTCAGTTTGGCAATTTGGTTGCCAGAAATCTAAAAAAATACTTAGACAGGCATGTGGAGTTTAAAGGTATTCAGAGGGCTGGCTTTGCGGTTTTGAAAACTCCTGGCATACCCTCCCTTTTAGTGGAGGTGGGCTTTATAACAAACCCCCAAGAAGCCCTCTTGATGGCGCAGGAAGATTTCCAATATAACTTCGCAAAAGCCCTATACTCCGCCATAGTAGAATACTTCTTCCCCGGTAGCGTCAAGGAAGCCCGAGGAGCTTATGAAGCTGAGGCAAAACTCTCACACTAA
- a CDS encoding 7-carboxy-7-deazaguanine synthase QueE, which translates to MLRGQVRETIALKVNEIYPSIQGEGLLIGLPAVFIRLQGCNLRCPWCDQPSALSFSEGGTSFEVEQILDKVSEYKIRHVVITGGEPFAQEGLATLVKELVQRGYSVQIETNGTLWQEGLEKLENLHITCSPKWSAHWFVHPKILQNAKELKFVVDDVLSIEVLLKAQFRNFLEEGKVVLQPEGNKAVFFKKALELQRDLSELGFSVRVLPQLHKLLGLP; encoded by the coding sequence ATGCTACGAGGTCAAGTTAGAGAAACCATCGCTCTGAAGGTAAATGAAATATATCCCTCCATACAGGGAGAGGGTCTGCTGATAGGACTGCCCGCTGTCTTTATCAGACTTCAGGGTTGCAACCTTAGATGTCCTTGGTGCGACCAACCTTCGGCCCTCTCCTTCTCTGAGGGTGGTACAAGCTTTGAGGTGGAACAAATTCTGGATAAGGTCTCTGAGTATAAGATAAGGCATGTGGTCATCACGGGCGGTGAGCCCTTTGCCCAGGAAGGGCTGGCTACGCTGGTTAAAGAGCTTGTGCAAAGAGGTTACTCTGTGCAGATTGAGACCAACGGCACCCTTTGGCAGGAAGGTTTGGAAAAGTTGGAAAACCTTCATATAACATGCTCTCCCAAGTGGTCTGCCCACTGGTTTGTCCATCCCAAAATCTTGCAAAATGCCAAAGAGCTAAAGTTTGTGGTGGATGATGTATTAAGCATAGAAGTTCTGCTGAAGGCTCAGTTTAGGAATTTCCTTGAGGAAGGTAAGGTTGTCCTTCAGCCGGAAGGGAATAAGGCTGTCTTTTTTAAGAAGGCCCTTGAACTTCAGAGGGATCTCTCTGAGCTTGGTTTTAGTGTGAGAGTTTTGCCTCAGCTTCATAAGCTCCTCGGGCTTCCTTGA
- the infB gene encoding translation initiation factor IF-2, producing the protein MGKVRLQDLAKKLGVRVKDVQEVLKEWGIEKSNFAYLEEEEIQIVLDHFGKETTQEIKEEKKEEKVESVQEKEPIKEEKPPQKVKEGERRKETFKREERPLPKKEEKPVHKPKPVPQAVAQPAPKPPSPPPTQKVEVREEKKAQKEEEQILKKLEKQIEKKQKKEEQEEEIKIVQIPEIVTVRELAELLRVPPNVVMAELLKRGVLATINQTVPSEVALQVAEALGFLAEIKKEEEETLEEEIPDHWEKLPRPPIVVVMGHVDHGKTTLLDTIRKTNVAEREKGGITQHIGASVVQLPDGRKITFLDTPGHEAFTSLRARGAQITDIAVLVVAADDGVMPQTVEAINHARAFNVPIIVAVNKIDKPGADPQRVRRELSELGLIPEEWGGDTIFVDVSAKTGQNVETLLEYILLLAEILELKARVEGPAKGTVIESKLDKQRGPVATLIVQEGTLKVGDPVVAGTTYGKIRAMFDDKGRKLNSAGPSTPVEVLGFEELPMAGDTFIVVEDEKKARQIAEIRKQKKEQQEKLSRGLMLEDVFKKIEEGELNELRLILKTDTIGSLEALKKALTELSTPEVSVRILHGAVGGITENDVMLAKASQAIIIGFNTRPDLKAKEAAEREKVDIKLYSIIYEAIEDVKNALRGLLKPVQKEVVLGSAEVRATFKIKGVGTVAGCYVLDGKIVRNANARLIRDGVVIYTGKIESLKRFKEDVQEVARGFECGVKLKDYNDVKVGDIIECYEVKLEKPSL; encoded by the coding sequence ATGGGGAAAGTTAGACTGCAAGATTTAGCCAAAAAGCTTGGTGTAAGGGTAAAGGATGTGCAAGAAGTACTAAAGGAGTGGGGCATAGAAAAGAGCAACTTTGCCTACCTTGAGGAAGAAGAGATCCAAATAGTGCTGGACCACTTTGGCAAAGAAACAACGCAAGAAATAAAAGAAGAAAAGAAAGAAGAAAAGGTTGAAAGTGTTCAAGAGAAAGAACCTATAAAAGAAGAGAAACCTCCACAGAAGGTAAAGGAGGGGGAAAGAAGAAAGGAAACCTTCAAAAGGGAAGAAAGACCTTTGCCCAAAAAAGAAGAAAAACCTGTGCATAAACCAAAGCCTGTGCCTCAGGCGGTAGCCCAGCCAGCACCAAAGCCACCAAGCCCACCACCAACACAAAAGGTGGAAGTCAGGGAAGAAAAGAAAGCCCAAAAAGAAGAAGAGCAGATTTTGAAAAAGTTAGAAAAGCAGATTGAAAAGAAGCAAAAGAAGGAGGAGCAGGAAGAGGAAATAAAGATCGTCCAAATACCCGAAATCGTTACAGTTAGGGAACTGGCAGAGCTTTTGAGAGTCCCACCTAATGTGGTTATGGCGGAGCTTTTGAAGAGGGGTGTTCTTGCTACCATAAATCAAACGGTGCCCTCAGAGGTTGCCCTCCAGGTGGCAGAAGCTTTGGGCTTTTTGGCAGAGATCAAAAAAGAAGAAGAAGAAACCTTAGAGGAAGAGATCCCAGACCATTGGGAAAAACTGCCAAGACCTCCCATAGTGGTGGTAATGGGGCACGTGGACCATGGAAAAACCACCCTTCTGGACACTATAAGAAAGACCAACGTAGCAGAGAGGGAAAAGGGTGGAATAACCCAGCATATAGGTGCCTCTGTGGTCCAGTTGCCAGATGGTAGGAAGATCACCTTTTTGGATACTCCCGGACACGAAGCCTTTACATCTCTTAGGGCAAGGGGTGCACAGATAACGGACATTGCGGTTTTGGTGGTGGCTGCTGATGATGGAGTTATGCCCCAAACGGTGGAGGCAATAAACCACGCAAGGGCTTTCAATGTTCCCATCATAGTGGCGGTCAATAAGATAGACAAGCCCGGTGCTGACCCGCAGAGGGTCAGAAGGGAGCTATCAGAGCTGGGGCTTATCCCAGAGGAGTGGGGTGGAGACACAATCTTTGTGGATGTATCTGCCAAGACAGGACAGAATGTGGAAACCCTGTTGGAGTATATCCTCCTTTTGGCAGAGATTTTGGAACTCAAGGCGAGGGTAGAAGGTCCCGCCAAGGGAACAGTTATAGAATCAAAGTTGGACAAGCAAAGGGGCCCTGTCGCTACCCTTATCGTGCAGGAGGGAACCTTAAAGGTTGGAGACCCTGTGGTAGCTGGCACCACCTACGGCAAAATAAGGGCTATGTTTGACGACAAGGGCAGAAAGTTAAACTCCGCTGGACCTTCTACACCAGTGGAGGTTCTTGGCTTTGAGGAACTGCCCATGGCGGGAGACACCTTTATAGTGGTGGAAGACGAGAAAAAGGCAAGGCAAATCGCAGAGATTAGGAAGCAGAAGAAAGAACAGCAAGAGAAGCTTTCAAGGGGCCTCATGTTAGAGGATGTGTTTAAGAAAATAGAGGAGGGAGAGCTAAATGAACTCAGGCTCATTTTGAAAACCGACACGATAGGCTCTTTGGAAGCCCTAAAAAAAGCTCTGACAGAGCTCTCTACACCGGAGGTGTCCGTAAGGATCCTTCACGGTGCGGTGGGTGGTATCACAGAAAACGATGTAATGCTTGCAAAGGCAAGCCAAGCCATCATAATAGGCTTCAACACACGCCCAGACCTAAAGGCAAAAGAAGCCGCAGAGAGAGAAAAGGTAGATATAAAACTGTACAGCATCATATACGAAGCCATAGAAGATGTTAAGAACGCTCTCAGGGGTCTGCTAAAACCAGTCCAAAAGGAAGTGGTGTTGGGCTCTGCGGAAGTTAGGGCTACCTTTAAGATCAAAGGTGTGGGCACAGTGGCTGGATGCTATGTGTTGGATGGTAAGATTGTACGCAACGCCAACGCCAGGCTAATAAGAGACGGCGTGGTAATATACACGGGTAAGATAGAGAGCCTAAAGAGGTTCAAGGAGGATGTGCAAGAGGTTGCAAGGGGCTTTGAATGCGGTGTAAAGCTCAAAGATTACAACGACGTAAAGGTGGGTGATATAATAGAATGCTACGAGGTCAAGTTAGAGAAACCATCGCTCTGA
- a CDS encoding YqiA/YcfP family alpha/beta fold hydrolase, translated as MFIYERTHPDVLLIHLHGFASNVKSSKVLALRDFALKSGRFSLFAMDMDYQHTTTTRTLEVLDALIRGFCQKFKSLVLSGSSHGAYVILNYLRFYPSQCINKALLFAPSYSTLKLTLEEVGHELAKAWLEGKEELSFTECETGLELTIHREFARDILEKGYELLEGDRVNFPTEPPVDLVIVHGTRDEVVPVEHSRIFVSKVKVKDYKEVDEMMIIDLVEPLKH; from the coding sequence ATGTTCATCTACGAAAGGACGCATCCTGATGTGCTCCTCATACATCTTCATGGTTTTGCTAGCAATGTGAAAAGTTCAAAGGTCCTGGCCCTGAGGGATTTTGCCTTGAAAAGCGGTAGGTTTTCCCTCTTTGCCATGGATATGGACTACCAGCACACCACCACTACCAGGACCTTGGAGGTTTTGGATGCCCTAATAAGGGGCTTTTGCCAGAAGTTCAAAAGCTTGGTGCTCTCCGGAAGTTCTCACGGCGCCTACGTGATTTTGAACTATCTTAGGTTCTATCCTTCTCAGTGCATTAACAAAGCTCTTTTGTTTGCCCCCTCTTACTCTACTCTGAAACTAACCCTGGAAGAGGTAGGACACGAGTTAGCAAAGGCTTGGCTGGAGGGTAAAGAAGAGCTCTCCTTTACCGAGTGTGAGACAGGGCTTGAGCTGACTATCCACAGGGAGTTTGCCCGGGATATTTTAGAAAAGGGCTACGAGCTTTTGGAAGGGGATAGGGTTAATTTCCCTACAGAGCCACCGGTGGATTTGGTAATTGTTCATGGCACAAGGGATGAGGTGGTTCCCGTTGAACATTCAAGAATTTTTGTCAGTAAAGTGAAAGTAAAGGACTACAAAGAGGTGGATGAGATGATGATCATAGACTTAGTGGAACCTTTAAAACATTGA
- the hemL gene encoding glutamate-1-semialdehyde 2,1-aminomutase: MTNRELFERAKKLMPGGVSSPVRAFKAVGGEPIIATKGEGSRIWDVEGKEYIDFLMSWGPLILGHSHPRVVRALEEQAKKGLSYGITNPHEITLAELVISAMPSVEMVRFVSSGTEATMSAIRLARGYTGRKYIVKFEGCYHGHYDGLLVSAGSGVATLGIPGTPGVPEEIANLTIVLPYNDVDALKEAFERYGQDIACVIVEPVAGNMGTVLPKDGFLQALREITRQYSSLLIFDEVITNFRVSKGGAQELYSVEPDLTCMGKVLGGGMPLGAYGGKREIMEKVAPEGPVYQAGTLSGNPMAMVAGIATLSELFEKNPYEYLDEITQTLCEGISKILKDKGIPHTINRVASMLTVFFTDQEVYDYRTAKSSDLGLFAKFFRALLKEGVLIPPSQFEAWFLSTAHTKEDIEEALNRIERAVSLI, from the coding sequence ATGACCAATAGGGAGCTTTTTGAACGCGCAAAGAAGCTCATGCCCGGGGGTGTTAGCTCTCCCGTTAGGGCTTTTAAGGCGGTGGGCGGAGAGCCCATAATAGCTACCAAAGGAGAGGGCAGTAGAATATGGGATGTAGAGGGCAAGGAATACATAGACTTTTTAATGTCTTGGGGTCCCCTTATCTTGGGACACTCCCATCCGAGGGTAGTCCGAGCCCTTGAGGAGCAGGCAAAGAAAGGACTTTCTTACGGCATCACAAACCCCCATGAGATCACCTTAGCGGAGCTTGTGATCTCTGCTATGCCTTCAGTGGAGATGGTCAGGTTTGTGTCCTCGGGCACCGAGGCTACCATGTCTGCCATAAGGTTGGCAAGGGGCTACACGGGCAGAAAGTACATAGTCAAGTTTGAGGGTTGCTATCATGGGCATTACGATGGGTTGTTGGTAAGCGCAGGTTCTGGAGTTGCCACCTTAGGAATTCCAGGTACACCTGGGGTACCAGAAGAGATCGCAAACCTCACCATAGTTTTACCTTACAACGATGTGGATGCCCTAAAAGAGGCCTTTGAAAGATACGGACAGGATATAGCTTGTGTGATCGTAGAACCAGTGGCGGGCAACATGGGAACTGTCCTTCCAAAGGATGGCTTTTTGCAAGCTTTGAGAGAAATTACAAGACAATACTCCTCCCTTCTTATCTTTGATGAGGTTATAACCAACTTTAGAGTCTCTAAGGGTGGAGCCCAAGAGCTCTATTCAGTGGAGCCAGACCTCACATGCATGGGAAAGGTCCTTGGTGGAGGTATGCCCTTGGGTGCTTACGGGGGCAAAAGGGAGATAATGGAAAAGGTTGCACCGGAGGGTCCTGTTTATCAGGCGGGGACCTTGTCGGGCAATCCTATGGCTATGGTGGCGGGCATAGCTACACTTTCTGAACTCTTTGAGAAGAACCCTTATGAGTACTTAGATGAGATCACCCAAACCCTTTGCGAAGGTATTAGCAAAATCCTAAAGGATAAGGGAATACCCCACACCATAAACAGGGTAGCTTCTATGCTGACGGTCTTCTTCACAGACCAAGAGGTGTATGACTACAGGACCGCAAAAAGCTCAGACCTTGGACTATTTGCCAAGTTCTTTAGGGCATTGCTCAAAGAGGGCGTTCTCATTCCACCCTCTCAGTTTGAGGCATGGTTTTTGAGCACCGCCCACACAAAGGAAGACATAGAAGAAGCCCTAAACCGCATAGAGAGGGCGGTTAGCTTAATTTAG